The following proteins are encoded in a genomic region of Burkholderia cepacia:
- a CDS encoding 2-keto-4-pentenoate hydratase, with product MTQATHDLAVRLADGWQHGIAFAALPSELVPADADAAYAVQAQVLAVRSAAIGAWKVGAKQPDGPIQGAPLPDDCRHASGVTLPRSAFRPLGLELEIAFRFGRDFAPRATAYADDEVFDGIAQMGASIEIVASRFREWPDVAPVAQLADLQNHGALVLGEMTGYRDDFPFVAPAPMFTFDGQDIAGAASGTNPAGDPRRLLPWLVNHASRRGIVLPAGTVVTTGSYTGMYFPQAAGTAVGHIAGLPPVSVTLA from the coding sequence ATGACCCAAGCTACCCACGACCTCGCCGTCCGGCTCGCCGACGGCTGGCAACATGGCATCGCGTTCGCCGCGCTGCCTTCGGAACTCGTCCCCGCCGATGCCGACGCCGCCTATGCGGTGCAGGCGCAAGTACTCGCCGTGCGCAGCGCCGCGATCGGCGCATGGAAGGTCGGCGCGAAGCAGCCCGACGGCCCGATTCAGGGCGCGCCGCTGCCGGACGACTGCCGCCATGCGAGCGGCGTCACGCTGCCGCGCAGTGCGTTCCGGCCGCTCGGCCTCGAACTGGAAATCGCGTTCCGCTTCGGCCGCGACTTCGCACCGCGTGCGACCGCCTATGCCGACGACGAAGTGTTCGACGGCATCGCGCAGATGGGCGCATCGATCGAGATCGTCGCAAGCCGCTTCCGCGAATGGCCGGACGTCGCCCCCGTCGCGCAGCTCGCCGACCTGCAGAACCACGGCGCGCTCGTGCTCGGCGAGATGACCGGTTATCGCGACGATTTCCCGTTCGTCGCGCCGGCCCCGATGTTCACATTCGACGGGCAGGACATCGCCGGTGCCGCATCGGGCACGAACCCCGCAGGCGACCCGCGCCGCCTGCTGCCGTGGCTCGTCAATCACGCATCGCGGCGCGGCATCGTACTGCCGGCCGGCACCGTCGTCACGACCGGCTCGTACACGGGGATGTATTTCCCGCAGGCTGCCGGCACGGCCGTCGGCCACATCGCCGGGCTGCCGCCCGTCAGCGTCACGCTCGCCTGA
- a CDS encoding FAD-binding and (Fe-S)-binding domain-containing protein has product MTSAVSPSLVRPVHLVPSQGAALSPLFERLRTEMRGDVHADRASRGRYATDASIYQIMPLGVVVPRDQDDLRIALDIARDRKIPVLARGAGTSQCGQTVGEALVVDNSKWLNRIVEFDAQARTVTVEPGIVLDHLNAWLKPHGLWFPVDVSTGSQCTIGGMAGNNSCGSRSIEYGNMVHNVLAIDAILADGSECRFGSLAQPVTDRRTLELLHGVERIATRERDEIVERVPKVLRRVAGYNLDLFDCQNPRAYTDDGHANLAHLLVGSEGTLAYSRQITLKLAPLPAHKALGVVNFPTFYQAMDTAQHIVKLKPVAVELVDRTMIDLSMENPAFRTVIEQALVGQPQAILLVEFAGESRDAQLTQLDRLAELMADLGLPDSVVKMTDAGAQKALWDVRKAGLNIMMSMKGDGKPVSFIEDCAVPLEHLAEYTRRLTDVFHKHETEGTWYAHASVGTLHVRPILDMRRDGATRMREIAEEAAALVREYKGAYSGEHGDGLCRGEWVAWQYGPRLNAAFAEIKALFDPDNRFNPDKIVNPPKMDTREHFRFAPGYAALPLRPALDWSAWNVTRDPLIGDETAPGSGTDITHGLASAIEMCNNNGHCRKFDAGTMCPSYRVTRDEQHVTRGRANTLRLAVTGQLGADGLAGDDVKAALDLCVSCKGCKRDCPTGVDMARFKIEARHAWNRKHGTTLRERLVAYLPRYASWAARMRGAIAFANGVPVVASWMKRWIGLAPQRALPAFARPFLANIGAGASTSAPSKKGAATREVLLFVDTFSNYQEPDNARAAQAVLEAAGYTVHFNVREGERPLCCGRTFLAAGLVDEAKAEAKRTLDTLRPYLERGVAIVGLEPSCLLSMRDEFLAYSYGDEAARLASHAFLFEEFLVREQEAGRLSLPLHAIDAKEALVHGHCHQKAFGAFTPVQTVLRWIPGLKVLPVESSCCGMAGSFGYEAEHYDASQAMAEQSLLPAVRARAEGAIVIADGTSCRHQIQDGAQTQAVHVARVLAQALRG; this is encoded by the coding sequence ATGACATCCGCCGTCTCGCCCTCGCTGGTTCGCCCCGTCCATCTCGTGCCGTCGCAAGGCGCCGCGCTGTCGCCGCTGTTCGAGCGGCTGCGCACGGAAATGCGCGGCGACGTCCACGCCGATCGCGCGAGCCGCGGCCGCTACGCGACCGACGCGTCGATCTACCAGATCATGCCGCTCGGCGTGGTCGTACCGCGCGACCAGGACGACCTGCGCATCGCGCTCGACATCGCGCGCGACCGCAAGATTCCCGTGCTCGCACGCGGCGCCGGCACGAGCCAGTGCGGGCAGACGGTCGGCGAGGCGCTCGTCGTCGACAACAGCAAATGGTTGAACCGGATCGTTGAATTCGATGCGCAAGCGCGCACCGTCACCGTCGAACCCGGCATCGTCCTCGATCACCTGAACGCGTGGCTGAAGCCGCACGGGCTGTGGTTCCCGGTCGACGTGTCGACCGGCTCGCAATGCACGATCGGCGGGATGGCCGGCAACAACTCATGCGGGTCGCGCTCGATCGAGTACGGCAACATGGTGCACAACGTGCTCGCGATCGACGCGATCCTTGCCGACGGCAGCGAATGCCGGTTCGGCTCGCTCGCGCAGCCCGTTACCGACCGTCGCACGCTCGAGCTGCTGCACGGCGTCGAACGCATCGCGACACGCGAGCGCGACGAGATCGTCGAGCGCGTGCCGAAGGTGCTGCGCCGCGTGGCCGGCTACAACCTCGACCTGTTCGACTGCCAGAACCCGCGCGCGTACACCGACGATGGTCACGCAAATCTCGCGCACCTGCTCGTCGGCTCGGAAGGCACGCTCGCGTACAGCCGGCAGATCACGCTGAAGCTCGCGCCGCTGCCCGCGCACAAGGCGCTCGGCGTCGTGAACTTCCCGACCTTCTACCAGGCGATGGACACTGCGCAGCACATCGTGAAGCTGAAGCCGGTGGCCGTCGAACTCGTCGATCGCACGATGATCGACCTGTCGATGGAGAACCCGGCGTTCCGCACGGTGATCGAACAGGCGCTGGTCGGGCAGCCACAAGCGATCCTGCTCGTCGAATTCGCGGGCGAATCGCGCGATGCGCAGCTGACGCAACTCGACCGGCTCGCCGAACTGATGGCCGATCTCGGGCTGCCCGACAGCGTCGTGAAGATGACCGATGCCGGCGCGCAGAAGGCGCTGTGGGACGTGCGCAAGGCCGGGCTGAACATCATGATGAGCATGAAGGGCGACGGCAAGCCGGTGTCGTTCATCGAGGATTGCGCTGTGCCGCTCGAACATCTCGCCGAATACACGCGCCGCCTGACCGACGTATTCCACAAGCATGAAACCGAAGGCACGTGGTACGCGCATGCCAGCGTCGGCACGCTGCACGTGCGGCCGATCCTCGACATGCGGCGCGACGGCGCGACGCGCATGCGCGAGATCGCCGAAGAGGCGGCGGCGCTCGTGCGCGAGTACAAGGGCGCGTATTCGGGCGAACACGGTGACGGGCTGTGTCGCGGCGAATGGGTCGCGTGGCAATACGGCCCGCGCCTGAACGCGGCGTTCGCGGAGATCAAGGCGCTGTTCGATCCCGACAACCGCTTCAACCCGGACAAGATCGTCAATCCGCCGAAGATGGATACGCGCGAACATTTCCGTTTCGCGCCCGGCTATGCGGCACTGCCGCTGCGACCGGCGCTCGACTGGTCGGCCTGGAACGTCACGCGCGACCCGCTGATCGGTGACGAAACCGCCCCCGGCTCCGGCACCGACATCACGCACGGGCTCGCGTCGGCTATCGAGATGTGCAACAACAACGGCCACTGCCGCAAGTTCGACGCGGGCACGATGTGCCCGAGCTACCGCGTGACACGCGACGAGCAGCACGTGACGCGCGGCCGCGCGAATACGCTGCGGCTCGCGGTGACGGGCCAGCTCGGCGCCGACGGCCTCGCCGGCGACGACGTGAAGGCCGCGCTCGACCTGTGCGTGTCGTGCAAGGGCTGCAAGCGCGATTGCCCGACGGGTGTCGACATGGCGCGCTTCAAGATCGAGGCGCGACATGCGTGGAACCGCAAGCACGGCACGACGCTGCGTGAACGGCTCGTTGCGTACCTGCCGCGTTATGCGTCGTGGGCCGCGCGGATGCGTGGCGCGATCGCGTTCGCGAATGGCGTGCCGGTCGTGGCGTCGTGGATGAAGCGATGGATCGGCCTCGCGCCGCAGCGGGCGCTGCCTGCGTTTGCGCGGCCGTTCCTCGCGAATATAGGCGCTGGCGCGAGTACGTCAGCACCTTCGAAAAAAGGGGCGGCCACCCGCGAAGTGCTGCTCTTCGTCGATACGTTCAGCAACTACCAGGAACCGGACAACGCGCGCGCCGCGCAGGCCGTGCTCGAAGCGGCCGGCTACACCGTGCATTTCAACGTGCGCGAAGGTGAGCGGCCACTGTGCTGCGGCCGCACGTTCCTCGCGGCCGGGCTTGTCGATGAAGCGAAGGCCGAGGCGAAACGCACGCTCGATACGTTGCGTCCATATCTCGAACGCGGCGTCGCGATCGTCGGGCTGGAGCCTTCGTGCCTGCTGTCGATGCGCGACGAGTTTCTTGCTTATAGCTATGGCGACGAAGCGGCGCGACTCGCAAGCCACGCGTTCCTGTTCGAGGAGTTTCTCGTGCGCGAACAGGAGGCCGGCCGGTTGTCACTGCCGCTGCACGCAATCGATGCGAAAGAAGCGCTCGTGCACGGCCATTGCCATCAGAAGGCGTTCGGCGCGTTCACGCCGGTGCAGACGGTGCTGCGCTGGATTCCGGGGTTGAAGGTGTTGCCGGTCGAATCGTCGTGCTGCGGGATGGCCGGCAGCTTCGGCTACGAAGCCGAACACTACGACGCGTCGCAGGCGATGGCCGAACAGTCGCTGCTGCCGGCGGTGCGGGCGCGGGCCGAGGGCGCGATCGTCATCGCGGACGGCACGAGTTGCCGGCATCAGATTCAGGACGGCGCGCAGACGCAGGCCGTGCATGTGGCGCGTGTACTGGCGCAGGCGTTGCGCGGTTGA
- a CDS encoding acyl-CoA dehydrogenase family protein: protein MDFGYTPKVEALCERVRAFMDAHIVPRIRQWNEEVHAGQYPVSFMEELKERAKAEGLWNLFLPHLKDDEPGMGLTNLEYAPLAEIMGRVSWASEVFNCNAPDTGNMELLHMFATPEQREEWLLPLLRGEIRSAFAMTEPDVASSDATNITTRIERVGDEYVINGRKWFITNAAHPNCKIFIVMGKTDPDAESHQQQSMILVPRDTPGVTVVRNITVVNHYAPEGHCEITFDNVRVPARNLLGEEGSGFALAQARLGPGRIHHCMRSIGAAELALELMVDRAQSRVAFGKPLNRHGTVGEWIARSRIEIDQARLLVLKAAWMIDKVGAKAARKEISMIKALVPTVYTDVCDRAMQVFGAAGLSPDTPLADLWTWGRALRFADGPDEVHLQAIARMEIKDGEPGSTAPYLTPPLRG, encoded by the coding sequence ATGGACTTTGGCTACACCCCGAAAGTGGAAGCACTGTGCGAACGCGTGCGCGCATTCATGGACGCGCACATCGTGCCGCGCATCCGCCAGTGGAACGAGGAAGTGCATGCGGGCCAGTATCCCGTGTCGTTCATGGAGGAGCTGAAAGAGCGCGCGAAGGCGGAAGGGCTGTGGAACTTGTTCCTGCCGCACCTGAAGGACGACGAGCCCGGCATGGGCCTGACGAACCTCGAATACGCGCCGCTCGCCGAGATCATGGGGCGCGTGAGTTGGGCGTCGGAAGTGTTCAACTGCAATGCGCCGGACACCGGCAACATGGAGCTGCTGCACATGTTCGCGACGCCCGAGCAGCGCGAGGAATGGCTGCTGCCATTGCTGCGCGGCGAGATCCGCTCGGCGTTCGCGATGACGGAGCCCGACGTCGCGTCGTCGGATGCGACGAACATCACGACGCGCATCGAGCGCGTTGGCGACGAGTACGTGATCAACGGCCGCAAGTGGTTCATCACGAACGCCGCGCATCCGAACTGCAAGATCTTCATCGTGATGGGCAAGACCGACCCCGATGCCGAATCGCACCAGCAGCAGAGCATGATTCTCGTGCCGCGCGACACGCCGGGCGTGACGGTCGTGCGCAACATCACGGTGGTCAATCACTACGCGCCGGAAGGGCACTGTGAAATCACGTTCGACAACGTGCGCGTGCCGGCGCGCAACCTGCTCGGCGAGGAGGGCAGCGGTTTCGCGCTCGCGCAGGCGCGCCTCGGGCCGGGCCGCATCCACCACTGCATGCGCTCGATCGGTGCGGCCGAACTGGCGCTGGAACTGATGGTCGACCGCGCGCAGTCGCGCGTCGCGTTCGGCAAGCCGCTGAACCGGCATGGCACCGTCGGCGAATGGATCGCGCGTTCGCGGATCGAGATCGACCAGGCGCGCCTGCTGGTGCTGAAGGCCGCGTGGATGATCGACAAGGTCGGCGCGAAAGCCGCGCGCAAGGAGATCTCGATGATCAAGGCGCTCGTGCCGACCGTCTATACCGATGTGTGCGACCGCGCGATGCAGGTGTTCGGTGCGGCGGGGTTGAGCCCCGATACGCCGCTCGCCGACCTGTGGACCTGGGGCCGCGCGCTGCGCTTCGCCGACGGCCCGGACGAGGTGCATCTGCAGGCAATTGCACGGATGGAGATCAAGGACGGCGAGCCCGGTTCGACCGCACCGTACCTGACGCCGCCGCTGCGCGGCTGA
- a CDS encoding LysR family transcriptional regulator yields MRLTKIDLNLFVVFEAIYNKRNLTRAAEVLNLTQPAVSNALARLRKTLNDPLFVSTPAGMMPTPMAENIVGRVREALQLLDSSAHEGDVFDPASSERVFRLSMSDLTEALLLPALGELLQTHAPGMHVRSYTMDRREVATALANGSVDIAIDAPLIGDPHLHQALLVQDRYACMIRDDHPFKGDTLTMDDYLSMGHIHVSSRRKGSGHVDAELTRLGLRRDIQMRVQHYMVAPLIAMRGDLVLTAPLRLLQRYPARILELPFEMPGLDYFCYWHRSADQDQGSRWLREQLMTLMGGIGESQ; encoded by the coding sequence ATGCGCTTGACGAAGATTGATCTGAACCTGTTCGTCGTATTCGAGGCGATCTACAACAAGCGCAACCTGACGCGTGCGGCCGAGGTGCTGAACCTCACGCAGCCGGCCGTCAGCAATGCGCTGGCGCGGCTGCGCAAGACGCTGAACGATCCGCTGTTCGTCAGCACGCCGGCCGGGATGATGCCGACCCCGATGGCCGAGAACATCGTCGGCCGCGTGCGCGAAGCGCTGCAACTGCTCGATTCGAGTGCGCACGAAGGCGACGTGTTCGATCCGGCGTCGTCCGAGCGCGTGTTCCGGCTCAGCATGAGCGACCTGACCGAAGCGCTGCTCCTGCCGGCGCTCGGCGAACTGTTGCAGACGCATGCGCCCGGCATGCACGTGCGCAGCTACACGATGGATCGCCGCGAAGTCGCGACCGCGCTCGCGAACGGTTCCGTCGACATCGCGATCGACGCGCCGCTGATCGGCGATCCACATCTGCACCAGGCGCTGCTCGTGCAAGACCGCTACGCATGCATGATCCGCGACGATCACCCGTTCAAGGGCGACACGCTCACCATGGACGACTACCTGTCGATGGGGCACATCCACGTGTCGAGCCGCCGCAAGGGCAGCGGGCACGTCGATGCGGAGCTGACGCGTCTCGGGCTGCGCCGCGACATCCAGATGCGCGTGCAGCACTACATGGTCGCGCCGCTGATCGCGATGCGCGGCGATCTCGTGCTGACGGCGCCGCTGCGGCTGCTGCAGCGCTATCCGGCGCGCATTCTCGAACTGCCGTTCGAGATGCCGGGGCTCGACTACTTCTGCTACTGGCATCGCAGCGCGGATCAGGACCAGGGCAGCCGGTGGCTGCGCGAACAGCTGATGACGTTGATGGGCGGGATCGGCGAATCGCAGTGA
- a CDS encoding SDR family NAD(P)-dependent oxidoreductase, translated as MKIDSYAGQAVMITGAASGFGALLASELAAMGARLALGDLNGEALERVAAPLRAAGADVIAQRCDVRVEADVAALVHDAAERFGRLDVGINNAGIAPPMKALIDTDEADLDLSFAVNAKGVFFGMKHQIRQMLAQREGVILNVASMAGLGGAPKLAAYAASKHAVVGLTKTAALEYARHGIRVNAVCPFYSATPMVTDSDIGDRQDFLAQGSPMKRLGRPDEIVATMLTLCAKENTYLTGQAVAVDGGVSAF; from the coding sequence ATGAAAATCGACAGCTACGCCGGCCAGGCCGTGATGATCACCGGCGCCGCGAGCGGCTTCGGCGCGCTGCTCGCGAGCGAACTCGCCGCGATGGGCGCGCGGCTCGCGCTCGGCGACCTGAACGGCGAAGCGCTCGAACGCGTGGCCGCGCCGCTGCGCGCGGCCGGCGCCGACGTGATTGCGCAGCGTTGCGACGTGCGCGTCGAAGCGGACGTGGCGGCGCTGGTGCATGACGCCGCCGAGCGTTTCGGGCGGCTCGACGTCGGCATCAACAACGCGGGCATCGCCCCGCCGATGAAGGCGCTGATCGACACCGACGAAGCCGATCTCGACCTGAGCTTCGCGGTGAACGCAAAGGGCGTGTTCTTCGGGATGAAGCACCAGATCCGCCAGATGCTCGCGCAGCGCGAAGGCGTGATCCTGAACGTCGCGTCGATGGCCGGGCTCGGCGGCGCGCCGAAGCTGGCCGCGTACGCGGCGTCGAAGCATGCGGTGGTCGGGCTCACGAAGACGGCCGCGCTCGAATACGCGCGCCACGGCATCCGCGTGAACGCGGTGTGCCCGTTCTACAGCGCGACGCCGATGGTCACCGATAGCGATATCGGCGACCGCCAGGACTTTCTCGCGCAGGGCTCGCCGATGAAGCGGCTCGGCCGGCCCGACGAAATCGTCGCGACGATGCTGACGCTGTGCGCGAAGGAAAACACGTATCTGACCGGGCAGGCCGTCGCCGTCGACGGCGGTGTCTCGGCTTTCTGA
- a CDS encoding SDR family oxidoreductase — translation MATNLFDLTGKIALVTGASRGIGEEIAKLLAEQGAHVIVSSRKLDDCQAVADAIVAAGGRAEALACHVGRLEDIAATFEHIRGRHGRLDILVNNAAANPYFGHILDTDLAAYEKTVDVNIRGYFFMSVEAGKLMKEHGGGAIVNTASVNALQPGDRQGIYSITKAAVVNMTKAFAKECGPLGIRVNALLPGLTKTKFAGALFADKDIYETWKAKIPLRRHAEPREMAGTVLYLVSDAASYTNGECIVVDGGLTI, via the coding sequence ATGGCAACGAATCTGTTCGACCTGACCGGCAAGATCGCGCTGGTGACGGGCGCAAGCCGCGGCATCGGCGAGGAAATCGCGAAACTGCTCGCGGAGCAGGGCGCGCACGTGATCGTGTCGAGCCGCAAGCTCGACGACTGTCAGGCCGTGGCCGACGCGATCGTCGCGGCGGGCGGCCGCGCCGAGGCGCTGGCCTGCCACGTCGGCCGGCTGGAAGATATCGCGGCGACGTTCGAGCACATCCGCGGCAGGCACGGGCGGCTCGACATCCTCGTGAACAATGCGGCCGCGAACCCGTATTTCGGGCACATCCTCGATACGGATCTCGCCGCCTACGAGAAGACCGTCGACGTGAACATCCGCGGCTACTTCTTCATGTCGGTCGAGGCCGGCAAGCTGATGAAGGAACACGGCGGCGGCGCGATCGTCAACACGGCGTCGGTGAACGCGCTGCAGCCGGGCGACCGGCAGGGCATCTACTCGATCACGAAGGCGGCCGTCGTCAACATGACGAAGGCGTTCGCGAAGGAGTGCGGGCCGCTCGGCATTCGCGTGAACGCGCTGCTGCCGGGGCTCACGAAGACGAAGTTCGCGGGCGCGCTGTTCGCCGACAAGGACATCTACGAAACCTGGAAGGCGAAGATCCCGCTGCGCCGCCACGCGGAGCCGCGCGAAATGGCCGGCACCGTGCTGTATCTCGTGTCGGACGCGGCGAGCTACACGAACGGCGAATGCATCGTCGTCGACGGCGGCCTGACGATCTGA
- a CDS encoding pyridoxal-phosphate-dependent aminotransferase family protein, with amino-acid sequence MLQLDFHPSGRHFLQIPGPSPVPDRILRAMSYPTIDHRGPEFGALGLKVLAGIKKIFKTTQPVVIYPASGTGAWEAALTNTLSADDTVLMVETGHFATLWKKMAEALGLKPEFLGLPGIEGWRRGVQPDMIEARLRADTARDIKAVCVVHNETSTGVTSDIAAVRRAIDAAGHPALLMVDTISGLASADYRHDEWGVDVTVSGSQKGLMLPPGISFNAVSPKALAASEHAKLPRAFWGWHEIIEANRNGYWPYTPNTNLLYGLAEALDMILGEGLDNVFARHQRLAEATRRAVRAWGLEIQCADPAVYSPVLTGVMMPDGVDADAVRKLIYERFDMSLGQALGKMRGKMFRIGHLGDCNDLTLMATLAGCEMGLKLAGVPVAASGVVAAMDYLASNTHTPALRAAA; translated from the coding sequence ATGCTGCAACTCGACTTTCACCCGTCCGGCCGCCACTTCCTGCAGATTCCGGGGCCGAGCCCGGTACCCGACCGCATCCTGCGGGCGATGAGCTACCCGACCATCGACCACCGTGGCCCCGAATTCGGCGCACTCGGCCTGAAGGTGCTGGCCGGCATCAAGAAGATCTTCAAGACCACGCAGCCGGTGGTCATCTATCCGGCGTCGGGCACCGGCGCATGGGAAGCCGCGCTGACCAACACGCTGAGCGCCGACGACACCGTGCTGATGGTTGAGACCGGCCACTTCGCGACGCTGTGGAAGAAGATGGCCGAGGCGCTCGGCCTGAAACCCGAATTCCTCGGGCTGCCGGGCATCGAAGGCTGGCGCCGCGGCGTGCAGCCCGACATGATCGAAGCGCGCCTGCGCGCCGACACAGCGCGCGACATCAAGGCCGTGTGCGTGGTGCACAACGAGACGTCCACCGGCGTCACGTCCGACATCGCCGCGGTGCGCCGCGCGATCGACGCGGCCGGCCACCCGGCGCTGCTGATGGTCGACACGATCTCGGGGCTCGCGTCCGCCGACTACCGCCATGACGAATGGGGCGTCGACGTAACGGTGTCGGGTTCGCAGAAGGGGTTGATGCTGCCGCCGGGCATCAGCTTCAACGCGGTGTCGCCGAAGGCGCTCGCGGCGAGCGAGCACGCGAAGCTGCCGCGCGCGTTCTGGGGCTGGCACGAGATCATCGAGGCGAACAGGAACGGCTACTGGCCGTACACGCCGAACACCAACCTGCTGTACGGGCTGGCCGAAGCGCTCGACATGATCCTCGGCGAAGGGCTCGACAACGTGTTCGCGCGCCACCAGCGGCTCGCGGAAGCGACGCGCCGCGCGGTGCGCGCATGGGGCCTCGAGATCCAGTGCGCGGACCCGGCCGTCTACAGCCCCGTGCTGACCGGCGTGATGATGCCCGACGGCGTCGACGCGGACGCCGTGCGCAAGCTGATCTACGAACGCTTCGACATGTCGCTCGGGCAAGCGCTCGGCAAGATGCGCGGCAAGATGTTCCGCATCGGCCATCTCGGCGACTGCAACGACCTCACGCTGATGGCCACGCTCGCCGGTTGCGAGATGGGGTTGAAACTCGCCGGCGTGCCGGTTGCCGCGAGCGGCGTGGTCGCGGCGATGGACTATCTCGCGTCGAACACCCATACGCCCGCGCTGCGCGCGGCGGCCTGA
- a CDS encoding MFS transporter codes for MKLFRATGIVLVMLCVMYFITYLDRVNVSTAAAGFGREFGLNKTEIGLVFSAFAYPYLVFQIIGGWVSDRFGARRTLLACGLLWAVATLLTGMAGGLASLLAARLLLGLGEGATFPAATSAMSRWVPREKRGFAQGITHAFSRVGNAVAPAAVVAVMAVYGWRESFYICGVISIVWVAVWALVYTEHPKDHPRITQAELDALPPPKQKPATVPWGPLFRRMMPVTIVYFCYGWTLWLFLSWIPQYFLHSYDLDLKKSAVFASAVFFAGVIGDTLGGIVTDRIYARTGSLKRARSWMVSICMLFTLLSLLPLLFMHDLYVSMACLAAGFFFAEMTIGPMWAVPMDIAPEYSGTASGMMNSGSALAAILSPVISGFVIDRFGSWELPFIGSMVLMGLGVLLAFRMQPDSRFADAPAEQPATHRSPA; via the coding sequence ATGAAGCTGTTCCGGGCGACCGGCATCGTGCTGGTGATGCTATGCGTGATGTACTTCATCACGTACCTCGACCGCGTGAACGTGAGCACGGCTGCCGCCGGGTTCGGCCGGGAATTCGGGCTGAACAAGACGGAGATCGGCCTCGTGTTCTCCGCGTTCGCGTATCCGTATCTCGTATTCCAGATCATCGGCGGCTGGGTCAGCGACCGCTTCGGCGCGCGCCGCACGCTGCTCGCGTGCGGGCTGCTGTGGGCCGTGGCGACACTGCTCACCGGGATGGCCGGCGGCCTCGCGTCGCTGCTCGCCGCGCGGCTGCTGCTCGGGCTCGGCGAAGGCGCGACGTTCCCGGCGGCCACGTCGGCGATGTCGCGCTGGGTGCCGCGCGAGAAGCGCGGCTTCGCACAGGGCATCACGCACGCGTTTTCGCGCGTCGGCAACGCGGTCGCGCCGGCCGCCGTGGTCGCGGTGATGGCCGTGTACGGGTGGCGCGAATCGTTCTACATCTGCGGCGTGATCAGCATCGTGTGGGTCGCGGTCTGGGCGCTCGTCTACACCGAGCATCCGAAGGATCACCCGCGCATCACGCAGGCCGAACTCGATGCGCTGCCGCCGCCCAAACAGAAGCCCGCCACCGTGCCGTGGGGCCCGCTGTTCCGCCGGATGATGCCCGTCACGATCGTCTACTTCTGCTACGGCTGGACGCTGTGGCTGTTTCTGAGCTGGATTCCGCAGTACTTCCTGCACAGCTACGACCTCGACCTGAAGAAATCGGCCGTGTTTGCATCCGCGGTGTTCTTCGCTGGCGTGATCGGCGACACGCTCGGCGGCATCGTCACCGACCGCATCTACGCACGCACCGGCAGCCTCAAGCGTGCGCGCAGCTGGATGGTGTCGATCTGCATGCTGTTCACGCTGCTGTCGCTGCTGCCGCTGCTGTTCATGCACGACCTGTACGTGTCGATGGCGTGCCTCGCGGCCGGCTTCTTCTTCGCCGAGATGACGATCGGCCCGATGTGGGCCGTGCCGATGGACATCGCGCCGGAATACTCGGGCACCGCGAGCGGGATGATGAATTCCGGCTCCGCGCTCGCGGCGATCCTGTCGCCGGTGATCTCCGGCTTCGTGATCGACCGCTTCGGCAGCTGGGAGCTGCCGTTCATCGGCAGCATGGTGCTGATGGGCTTGGGCGTGCTGCTCGCGTTCCGCATGCAGCCAGATAGCCGCTTCGCCGATGCCCCTGCAGAACAGCCCGCAACCCACCGCTCGCCGGCCTGA